GTCGCCAGGAAGATCTCCTCCCGGTCGACGGCAGCTTGTGCGATCCCCTCACCGACGGCTTCCTCGTTGCCGTAGATCTCGGCCGTGTCGATGTGCCGATACCCCGTTTCCAGGGCCGTCCGGACACTCTCTGCACACTGGGCGGGATCCTCGTTCTGCCAGGTCCCGAGTCCGATGTCTGGTAGTTCCGTCATGTCTCACGCATGGTCGGGGGACGGTTTGGGTGTTTCTATCTACGGCGAGAAATTACGTCACAAATTGCCTGCTGTGCCACATTCGGCGAAGCGAACGCGTTACTCGTCTTCGTGGGCTTGGTCAAACTCGAAGTCCATGCTGTGCTCGGACATCGAGACACTGGAAGACTCGCTCGCTTCGCTCACGGATCACTTTGTTTTCCGTTCCCATCGAAGTCTCGCTGCAGTCGGTATCAGTTCGGCCGTCTTCCGAGCCGCCAAAAGGTCGCCAGATTCGGGTTAGGCGTCTTCGCCTATCGAAGTCCTCGCTATGCTCGGACGCCGAGACACCGCAAGTCGGAGATTCGCGAGCCCGAGACGAAGACGACTCGCACTCGGTTTACTCGTCTTCGTCGTCTTCGTCTTGGACCTCTTCGAAGTCGGCGTCGACGTACTCCTCGTCGTCACCGGCACCTGCGCCGGCGGGACCGCCCGCACCAGCGGGGCCGCCAGCGGCACCACCCATGCCGCCCATACCACCGGGGCCGGCCGCGCCGCCCGGGCCACCAGCAGCGCCTTCAGCGGCCTGCTCCTGGTACATCTGTTTGCCGATTTCCTGGAGCGCTTCGGTCAATTGTTCGGTAGCGCTCTCGTAGTCGTCTTTCGTCGCGTCCTCGTCTTCGAGGGTCTGTTGGACGGCCTCGATCTCGGTCTCGATGTCCTCACGGAGGTCCTCGTCGATATCGTCCTCGTTTTCTCCCAGCAGCGTCTCGGCCCGGCGGATCGCGGCCTCGGCTTCGTTGCGGGCCTCGATTCGCTCACGCCGCTTTTCGTCTTCCTCGGCGTGTTCCTCGGCCTCTTCCTGCATCGCTTCGATCTCCTCGTCTGAGAGACCGACGCCACCTTCGATCGTGATCTCCTCGGAGTTACCCGAGCCCTGGTCTTCGGCACTCACGTTGACGATGCCGTTCTCGTCGATGGAGAACGTGACTTCGATCTGGGGCGTCCCAGCCGGTGCCGGGGGGATGCCCGAGAGCATGAACTCACCCAGGAGTTCGTTCTCTTCGGCAATTTCACGCTCGCCCTGGAAGACGCGGATCTGGACCGACGTCTGGTTGGCCGCTGCCGTGGTGAAAATCTTCGACTCCTCGGTCGGGATCGTCGTGTTCTTCTCGATGAGTCGCTCGAAGAGGCCACCCTTGACCTCGACACCCAGCGAGAGCGGCGTGACGTCGAGCAACACGATGTCGTCGACGTCACCCGAGAGGACGCCACCCTGGATCGCCGCGCCCAGCGCGACGGCCTCGTCCGGGTTGACGTTCTTCTTCGGTTCCTTGCCAGTGAGTTCCTCGACTTGCTCTTGGACCTGGGGCATCCGGGTCGACCCGCCCACGAGCAGTACTTCGTCGATGTCCGATTTCGAGTAGCCGGCGTCGGCCAGCGCCTGCTCGGTCGGTTCGACGGTCCGTTCGATGAGGTCGGCCGTGAGGCTCTCGAATTTCGCCCGGGTGATGTCCGTCTCCAGGTGGACCGGCCCGTCGTCAGTCGCCGTGATAAACGGCAGATTGATCTCGGTCTCCTTCCGGGAGGAGAGCTCGATCTTGGCTTCTTCGGCGGCGTCCTTGAGACGCTGGAGGGCCTGGCGGTCCTCACGAAGATCGATCCCGTGTTCGTCTTCGAAGTCTTCGGCCAGCCAGTCGATGACCGCCTGGTCCCAGTCGTCGCCACCCAGGTTGTTGTCACCGTTGGTCGCGACGACCTCGTAGACGCCACCGCCCAGATCGAGGATCGAGACGTCGAAGGTCCCGCCACCGAGGTCGTAGACGAGGACGGTCTGGTCGGATTCGTCGTCCAGGCCGTAAGCCATCGAGGCCGCCGTCGGCTCGTTGATGATCCGCTCGACCTCGAAGCCGGCGATCTCGCCGGCGTCTTTCGTCGCCTGGCGTTGGCGATCGTTGAAGTACGCCGGCACCGTGATGACCGCCTTCTCGACGTCCTCACCGAGGTACTCTTCGGCGTCGCGTTTGATCTTCTGGAGGATCATCGCCGACACCTGCTCGGGCGTGTACTCTTCGCCCTCCAGCGTGACCGTATAGTCTTCCTCGCCCATGTGGCGCTTGATGGACTGGATGGTCTCGTCGGGATTCTTGACGGCCTGGTTTTTCGCCGGCTTACCGACCAGTTGCTCACCGTCGTCGAACGCGACGACCGAGGCTGTCGTCCGATCGCCCTCGCTGTTGACGATGATCTCCGGGTCGCCACCCTCCATCACTGCGAACGCACTGTTCGTCGTCCCCAGGTCGATACCGAGGATCTTGTTGCTCGCCATGTTATCCACAGTTACCGGTTAGCGCCGGTTAAACATTACTAGACGCGCCGAGACGCCACCACCACTCGATCCACTCTCGTCTGGCGATTTTGATCACGACGGCAAAATCACAGTCGAGGAATTTATACAGAAGTGCCGATCTACTCCCCGCTGTCAGTAGACTCGCTGTCATCCGTCCCATCGCTGACGGCCACCTGGGCCGGCCGCAGGACTTTCTCGGCCATCAGATACCCGGGCCGATGGACGTCTGCGATCGTCCCTTCGGGATGGTCTGTGTCGATCCGGGCCAGCACTTCGTGGTGTTCGGGGTCGACTTCGTCGCCGGGTTCGGGTTCGATCGGTTCGACGTTTTCCCGATCGAGTTCGGTCTCGAACTGCTTGAGCGTCGAATTGACGCCGTCTCGAAGGGCTTCGGCGTCGTCTTGGCCGAGTGCGCGCTGCAGGTTATCACGAACGTCGAGCAATCGATCGACGAGATCCTCGGTCGCCCGCTGTGTTTCCTCCTCGCGTTTGCGCTCCATGCGCTTCTTGAAGTTCTGGAAGTCCGCCTGCTTGCGCTTGAGGCGTGCGGTGAGATCCTCGATCTCTGCCTCCTGTTCTTCGACCGTTTCCGTCAACGCGTCGTTCTCTTCACGGAGCGTTTCGATCGTAAGCCGAGACGCCGCAAGCTCGTCTGCCAATTGTTCTGCAGTCGCGTCCTGTACGTCCTCGAGCAGTTCCTCTCGAAGCGCAGCGACCGACTGTTCAGCCGCCGTCTGGCTGCTCTCCTCGCTTGCCTCACCGACGGATTCGGCACCTTCGGTCGTCTCTGCGTCTTGGTCCTGCTCGCTGTCAGTCATGTCAAAGACGTGCCCGTCGTCGGATAAAAGGGTTGAGAATTCCGGCCTCCCAGCGATCCGCTCGGGGGTCGTCTCGACAGTACCGTGGCGGGCGCTGAACCGGGCAGATTTTCGTCCTTGGTGGGACTGGTTGGGCGAAGACGATCGTGCTGATTCGTCGTCTGTCGTGATGTGCACGACGCTGAAGCCACCGTCCTGACAACGCCATTTCGTCTTGGTCCCGAAATCGACGACCGTATGGGACCCCGCCGGAACGAGCGAATCTACGACAGCGCGGACACCATTGCTCGGCCGCCTCTGGCAGACCCTCTCTTTGGCCCCTAATCTGCACGACGATTTGACAGCGGCCATCTTCGCCCTGACGTTAATGACGACGGGACTCGTGGCTCCACTCATGTCACTATATACGGGCCGCGGCGACGACGGCGATACCGACTTGCAAACCGGCGAGCGCGTCTCGAAGGCCGATCCACGCATCGAAGCCTACGGAACCG
The sequence above is drawn from the Halorhabdus sp. CBA1104 genome and encodes:
- the grpE gene encoding nucleotide exchange factor GrpE — translated: MTDSEQDQDAETTEGAESVGEASEESSQTAAEQSVAALREELLEDVQDATAEQLADELAASRLTIETLREENDALTETVEEQEAEIEDLTARLKRKQADFQNFKKRMERKREEETQRATEDLVDRLLDVRDNLQRALGQDDAEALRDGVNSTLKQFETELDRENVEPIEPEPGDEVDPEHHEVLARIDTDHPEGTIADVHRPGYLMAEKVLRPAQVAVSDGTDDSESTDSGE
- the dnaK gene encoding molecular chaperone DnaK, producing the protein MASNKILGIDLGTTNSAFAVMEGGDPEIIVNSEGDRTTASVVAFDDGEQLVGKPAKNQAVKNPDETIQSIKRHMGEEDYTVTLEGEEYTPEQVSAMILQKIKRDAEEYLGEDVEKAVITVPAYFNDRQRQATKDAGEIAGFEVERIINEPTAASMAYGLDDESDQTVLVYDLGGGTFDVSILDLGGGVYEVVATNGDNNLGGDDWDQAVIDWLAEDFEDEHGIDLREDRQALQRLKDAAEEAKIELSSRKETEINLPFITATDDGPVHLETDITRAKFESLTADLIERTVEPTEQALADAGYSKSDIDEVLLVGGSTRMPQVQEQVEELTGKEPKKNVNPDEAVALGAAIQGGVLSGDVDDIVLLDVTPLSLGVEVKGGLFERLIEKNTTIPTEESKIFTTAAANQTSVQIRVFQGEREIAEENELLGEFMLSGIPPAPAGTPQIEVTFSIDENGIVNVSAEDQGSGNSEEITIEGGVGLSDEEIEAMQEEAEEHAEEDEKRRERIEARNEAEAAIRRAETLLGENEDDIDEDLREDIETEIEAVQQTLEDEDATKDDYESATEQLTEALQEIGKQMYQEQAAEGAAGGPGGAAGPGGMGGMGGAAGGPAGAGGPAGAGAGDDEEYVDADFEEVQDEDDEDE